A single window of Candidatus Acidulodesulfobacterium ferriphilum DNA harbors:
- the xseB gene encoding exodeoxyribonuclease VII small subunit: protein MVEKDINSLNNLTFEETLKKLEGNVSSLESGDLGLEEAIKVYEEGIKYSNYLIKKLESAEKKVEELTAKDNNTGEQSLDRRTAARAPLTSSLSTKPLEID, encoded by the coding sequence ATGGTAGAAAAAGATATAAATAGTTTAAATAATTTGACTTTCGAAGAAACCCTTAAAAAATTGGAGGGCAATGTTTCAAGTTTGGAAAGTGGCGATCTCGGCCTCGAAGAGGCGATTAAAGTCTATGAAGAAGGCATCAAATACTCTAATTACTTAATAAAAAAGCTTGAATCGGCGGAAAAGAAAGTTGAAGAACTGACTGCAAAAGATAACAATACGGGCGAACAGTCTTTAGACCGGAGAACCGCGGCTCGTGCTCCGCTCACCTCATCCTTATCGACAAAACCCCTTGAAATCGACTAA
- a CDS encoding polyprenyl synthetase family protein encodes MTDIEKYIEENKNLINDFLKTHFGKKAYNKKFPHNKFSLNDAMLYTLTTPGKRIRPIILLITAESLGFSDKKRLIPFASSLELIHSYSLIHDDLPSMDNDSLRRGKPANHIVFGEASAILAGDALLTEAFVILSDNEYAEGFDPKKIIEIIRELSYASGAGGLAGGQFLDVNSFGASLGFENIEYINKNKTASLIGAACAMGAILAGGDNLIVDNFKKFGSCLGLAFQTIDDVLGITGNKEILGKTTGIDKTNKKFTVVENIGLEKTYELINEYNEKALFYLNKTGAQSDALIEFTYHLTNRIK; translated from the coding sequence ATGACCGACATAGAAAAATATATCGAGGAAAATAAAAATTTAATTAACGACTTCCTAAAAACTCACTTCGGTAAAAAAGCATATAATAAAAAATTCCCCCACAATAAATTTTCGCTTAACGACGCAATGCTGTACACTTTAACTACGCCCGGAAAAAGAATTAGACCTATAATTCTTTTAATTACCGCGGAAAGCCTTGGTTTTTCGGACAAAAAAAGGCTTATCCCTTTTGCCTCGTCTCTCGAATTAATACACTCCTATTCCTTGATACACGACGATCTTCCCTCGATGGACAACGACAGTTTAAGGAGAGGAAAACCCGCAAACCATATAGTATTCGGGGAAGCTTCGGCAATACTTGCGGGAGATGCCCTTCTTACCGAAGCATTCGTTATCCTTTCGGACAACGAATACGCCGAAGGATTTGATCCGAAAAAAATTATCGAAATAATACGGGAACTTTCTTATGCCTCAGGCGCCGGCGGCCTCGCGGGAGGGCAATTTCTCGATGTCAATTCATTTGGAGCATCTTTAGGTTTTGAAAACATTGAATACATAAATAAAAATAAAACGGCAAGCCTAATCGGGGCAGCTTGCGCAATGGGCGCAATTTTGGCAGGAGGCGATAACTTGATTGTCGATAATTTTAAAAAATTCGGCTCGTGTTTAGGTCTTGCCTTTCAAACTATCGACGATGTCCTCGGTATTACCGGAAATAAGGAAATTCTTGGAAAAACGACAGGTATAGATAAAACAAATAAGAAATTCACCGTCGTCGAAAATATAGGGCTCGAAAAAACCTATGAATTAATTAACGAATACAATGAAAAAGCGCTGTTTTACCTTAATAAAACGGGTGCTCAATCTGATGCTTTAATAGAATTTACATATCATCTCACAAATAGAATAAAATGA
- the dxs gene encoding 1-deoxy-D-xylulose-5-phosphate synthase, with amino-acid sequence MTAMLLDKIKKPGDVKTLYIEDLKILAKELREEIISTCSKNGGHLASSLGVVELTLALLKSFDIENSDKIIWDVGHQSYSYKILTGRKDNFATIRKLGGISGFPSINESKYDFFGTGHAGTSISAALGISVAQDLSKKGDTGRVIAVIGDASISNGIALEGLNHAGALKKDIVVILNDNEMSISKNVGAISNYLNKIMGGDFYQSFRNDIEKLLKSIPLFGSQVARLASKLEESFKNLIVPGIIFEELGFTYIGPIDGHSISNLLDTFENIKKIKKPILLHIITQKGKGYEPSEKNPSLFHGISAFDKNTGLTLKKTGNITYGETASNFLINLAKNDDKIIAITAAMPDGTGLSKFSKIFPERFFDVGIAEEHAATFAAGSAASGLKPFIFIYSTFLQRSLDQIIHDICLQNLPVVFCIDRAGIAGEDGATHQGLFDISFLNYIPNLIFMSPKDEYELMQMVKSALSYNKPAAIRYPKIEIPYFEAPDIDKVAIINEGEFEVLQNYGENIIISLGAPHTEIIKNILRKINENITDESRKIGLVNARFISPISNKLINKIKKAKKIMTVEENVEYSGFGSKLLTILSQNTSMLNMEYKILSLKNSYIEHGPRKELLANAGFSHEGLSNSINLFFNINSEKIKIRHSSF; translated from the coding sequence ATGACAGCTATGCTTTTAGATAAGATAAAAAAACCCGGCGATGTAAAGACTTTATACATCGAAGACCTTAAAATTCTTGCTAAAGAACTCAGGGAAGAAATAATATCCACTTGCTCGAAAAATGGCGGACACCTTGCGTCAAGCCTGGGGGTCGTGGAACTTACTCTTGCCCTTTTAAAATCATTCGATATAGAAAATTCCGATAAAATAATATGGGATGTAGGGCATCAGTCATATTCGTATAAAATCCTTACCGGCAGAAAAGATAATTTTGCAACTATCAGAAAATTGGGCGGCATCTCAGGATTTCCGTCTATAAACGAAAGCAAATACGACTTTTTTGGAACAGGTCACGCTGGAACTTCCATATCCGCCGCCCTTGGCATAAGCGTAGCGCAAGATTTATCAAAAAAAGGCGATACGGGCAGGGTCATAGCGGTAATAGGCGACGCCTCGATATCTAACGGCATTGCTCTTGAAGGTTTAAATCATGCAGGAGCATTAAAAAAAGATATCGTGGTAATTTTAAACGATAATGAAATGTCTATTTCAAAAAATGTCGGGGCAATTTCAAACTATCTTAATAAAATAATGGGTGGAGATTTTTATCAAAGCTTCAGAAATGACATCGAAAAATTATTAAAATCCATTCCGTTATTCGGAAGTCAGGTTGCAAGACTTGCTTCAAAATTAGAAGAGTCTTTTAAAAATTTGATAGTTCCCGGCATTATATTCGAAGAACTTGGCTTCACATATATAGGGCCGATAGACGGGCATAGCATATCCAATCTTTTAGACACATTCGAAAATATAAAAAAAATAAAAAAACCGATCCTCCTGCATATTATAACGCAAAAAGGAAAGGGTTACGAACCGTCGGAAAAAAACCCGTCCCTGTTTCACGGAATCTCTGCTTTTGACAAAAATACGGGACTGACCCTTAAAAAGACGGGCAATATCACTTACGGCGAGACTGCATCAAACTTTTTAATAAACCTTGCAAAAAATGATGATAAAATAATAGCTATTACGGCGGCAATGCCGGATGGCACCGGCCTTTCAAAGTTTTCCAAGATTTTCCCCGAAAGATTTTTCGATGTCGGAATAGCCGAAGAGCATGCGGCGACCTTTGCCGCAGGTTCCGCCGCATCAGGTTTGAAACCTTTTATATTTATATATTCAACCTTCCTTCAGCGCTCTTTAGACCAGATAATACACGATATATGCCTTCAAAATCTCCCCGTGGTATTCTGCATCGACAGGGCGGGCATTGCAGGAGAAGATGGGGCAACACACCAGGGATTATTTGATATTTCTTTTTTAAATTATATCCCAAATCTTATCTTTATGTCTCCAAAAGATGAATATGAACTTATGCAAATGGTTAAAAGCGCCCTTTCGTACAATAAACCTGCCGCGATAAGATACCCTAAAATCGAAATCCCATATTTTGAAGCGCCGGATATAGACAAGGTTGCGATAATAAATGAGGGGGAATTCGAGGTTCTGCAAAATTACGGCGAAAACATCATAATCAGCCTTGGCGCCCCCCATACCGAAATTATAAAAAATATACTACGCAAAATAAACGAAAATATAACGGATGAGAGCCGTAAGATAGGACTAGTTAATGCAAGGTTTATATCCCCGATATCTAATAAACTGATAAATAAAATAAAAAAGGCTAAAAAGATTATGACGGTGGAAGAAAATGTCGAGTATTCGGGATTCGGATCTAAACTTCTAACCATCCTGAGCCAGAATACTTCTATGTTAAATATGGAGTACAAAATATTATCACTTAAGAATAGCTATATCGAACACGGTCCAAGAAAAGAACTTCTTGCCAATGCCGGGTTTTCCCATGAAGGGCTCAGTAATTCCATAAATCTTTTTTTTAATATAAACAGTGAAAAAATTAAGATTAGACATTCTTCTTTCTGA
- a CDS encoding TlyA family RNA methyltransferase — translation MKKLRLDILLSDTSPAHSLTRTRASSLIMEGKVSVNGNICTKPGTLVAPESSISIKETNPYVSRGGLKLKGALTDFNLGVKGKRVIDIGASTGGFTDCLLKEGADFIYCIDVGYGQLHYSIRNNDKIKNLENINIKYLPFEEIGEKLDLAVCDVSFISLKKVFPHIPKFLKDGGLILSLIKPQFEAENKNILKKGIVKDENIHKSIIDAIIEFSKTLNLMTIGVKKSCIKGKKGNTEFFILLSKDSETKDLKK, via the coding sequence GTGAAAAAATTAAGATTAGACATTCTTCTTTCTGATACCTCGCCTGCGCATTCTTTGACCAGAACCAGGGCATCGTCATTAATAATGGAGGGCAAGGTATCGGTAAACGGGAATATCTGCACAAAGCCGGGGACATTGGTCGCTCCCGAAAGCAGTATAAGTATTAAAGAAACAAACCCCTATGTCTCAAGAGGCGGGTTAAAATTAAAAGGTGCGCTAACCGATTTTAACTTAGGAGTAAAAGGTAAAAGGGTTATAGATATAGGTGCTTCGACCGGGGGATTCACGGATTGTCTTTTAAAAGAAGGAGCGGATTTTATATATTGCATCGATGTAGGGTATGGACAGCTTCACTATTCCATTAGAAATAATGACAAAATTAAAAACCTTGAAAATATAAACATAAAATATCTCCCGTTTGAAGAAATAGGCGAAAAACTTGACTTAGCAGTATGCGATGTATCGTTTATATCGCTAAAAAAGGTTTTTCCTCATATCCCAAAATTTTTAAAAGACGGCGGTTTAATACTTTCATTGATAAAACCTCAGTTTGAAGCGGAAAATAAAAATATCCTTAAAAAAGGCATCGTAAAGGATGAAAACATACACAAATCAATTATAGATGCTATAATAGAATTTTCAAAAACATTAAACCTCATGACCATTGGAGTAAAAAAATCATGCATAAAAGGAAAAAAGGGGAATACGGAATTTTTCATTCTTTTATCGAAAGATTCGGAAACAAAAGATTTAAAAAAATAA
- a CDS encoding tetratricopeptide repeat protein, which produces MHKRKKGEYGIFHSFIERFGNKRFKKINHLPLFVLSMFVVLFFTAGIFNSSFGATTQQTSFMPLNSKNINNLITGFIYYDSGDYVRAIKYFKKETQKINNGYWNYILSDVYFKNKEYEKSLSRVNLAIKLKKIKLRKNLTKNDMRYLMLKAKILAENNSLEKSIGVLKFILKKEPLNLKALLFISNLYIYKKELKTAILYLNIVKLNYPSNMDAYYILSKIYIAENKTQKAEKNLLQLIKIDPYFKKGYFQLSAIYILLGKEENAIKIFDRYLKIDPYSKTALYQSAVLNYAIKKYDTARKHFFNFLDITKKNKNMLNFRNNSIFFIGLSYILQKNYAKGLIYLDRLKFGKHYLDAKLEEIEIYLILYRKGRDDKYKAKVKGIISILLKNPKLKKNLKVYYFSAIALAEIKNFNKSKNVIQNGLKYFPDNTALLYELGSAYHSLKEETKANSVMQRILKIDPLDAEALNFIGYYLAVKNKDLRKAKIMLEKALSIDKNSPYILDSLGFVYYRYKEYDKAMKFFKLALKKLGKSSTVLKHVGMDYFRLKKYEKALKYFKESYKIKKSKEVEDYIKRIENISNTILNHR; this is translated from the coding sequence ATGCATAAAAGGAAAAAAGGGGAATACGGAATTTTTCATTCTTTTATCGAAAGATTCGGAAACAAAAGATTTAAAAAAATAAACCATCTGCCTTTGTTTGTTTTGAGCATGTTTGTAGTTTTATTTTTTACGGCCGGCATTTTTAATTCCTCCTTTGGCGCAACAACGCAACAGACGTCTTTTATGCCTTTAAATTCAAAAAATATTAATAATCTTATTACCGGCTTTATTTATTATGATAGCGGCGATTATGTTCGCGCAATAAAATATTTTAAAAAAGAAACCCAAAAAATAAACAACGGTTACTGGAATTATATTCTTTCGGATGTTTATTTTAAGAATAAAGAATACGAGAAATCTTTATCCCGCGTTAACCTTGCCATAAAATTAAAAAAGATTAAATTAAGAAAAAATTTAACAAAAAACGATATGCGGTATTTAATGCTTAAGGCAAAAATACTGGCTGAAAATAATAGTCTCGAGAAATCTATAGGGGTTCTTAAATTTATCCTTAAAAAAGAGCCGCTTAATTTAAAAGCCCTTTTATTTATTTCAAACCTCTATATCTACAAAAAAGAATTAAAAACGGCAATACTATATCTGAATATAGTAAAATTAAATTATCCGAGCAATATGGATGCTTATTATATACTGTCTAAAATCTATATCGCCGAAAATAAAACGCAAAAAGCCGAAAAAAATCTGCTGCAACTCATAAAAATAGACCCGTATTTTAAAAAGGGATATTTTCAACTTTCTGCTATTTATATACTTTTAGGAAAAGAAGAAAATGCCATTAAGATATTCGACAGGTACTTAAAAATAGACCCGTATTCCAAAACGGCGCTTTATCAATCCGCCGTACTTAATTACGCGATAAAAAAATACGATACCGCCAGAAAACATTTTTTTAACTTTCTCGATATTACAAAGAAAAATAAAAATATGCTAAATTTCAGGAACAACTCCATTTTTTTTATTGGACTTTCTTATATACTTCAAAAAAATTATGCAAAAGGATTAATTTATTTAGACAGGCTTAAATTTGGAAAACATTATCTCGACGCAAAACTTGAGGAAATAGAAATTTATTTGATTTTATACAGAAAGGGCAGGGATGATAAATATAAAGCAAAGGTAAAAGGCATTATAAGCATCCTGCTGAAGAATCCAAAATTAAAGAAAAATTTGAAGGTTTATTACTTTTCGGCAATCGCTTTAGCCGAAATAAAAAACTTTAACAAATCAAAAAATGTCATACAAAACGGGCTTAAATATTTTCCGGACAACACTGCCCTTTTATATGAGCTTGGCTCGGCATACCATTCTTTAAAAGAAGAAACAAAAGCAAACTCGGTAATGCAAAGAATTTTAAAAATAGACCCGCTTGATGCGGAGGCTCTTAACTTTATCGGGTATTACCTCGCGGTAAAAAATAAAGATTTAAGAAAAGCAAAAATTATGCTGGAAAAAGCCTTATCTATAGATAAAAATTCGCCTTACATCTTAGACAGCCTCGGCTTCGTATATTATAGATATAAAGAATACGATAAGGCTATGAAGTTTTTTAAACTTGCGCTTAAAAAACTCGGCAAATCATCTACGGTCTTAAAACACGTGGGAATGGATTATTTTAGGCTAAAAAAATATGAAAAGGCGCTAAAATATTTTAAGGAGTCTTATAAAATAAAGAAATCGAAAGAGGTCGAAGATTATATCAAAAGAATCGAAAATATTTCTAATACTATCTTAAATCACCGTTAG
- a CDS encoding sigma-54-dependent Fis family transcriptional regulator has product MEELSQATAILIVEDDKASRLGLFEFVKLEGYSVFEADTVNAALNILNSNNNIGIIITDLKLPDGTGLDLLKSINEGMVQRAEVVITTGFSSVKSAVEAIKLGAYDYITKPINLDELGLIIKRIISNKRLIDEINILKTRLDERFNFGNLITSSKNMIDIVNTAVAVADKNSTVLIEGESGTGKEMLANIIVNNSHRKSKPFIKVNCAALSESILESELFGHEKGAYTGADSLYKGRFEIADGGTIFLDEIGEIPLRTQSKILRVLQEKEFERVGGNKTIRIDIRIIAASQDIEKKVEKGEFRQDLYYRLNVVNLKLIPLRERKEDIPLLIKKFLEDFSKENGKNIKGLNKNALDILLKYDFPGNIRELKNAIEFMTAISDSEILDEHMLPNYLKERHQENKFAGGAGNVSDNASPSPESYIKIPFSLTLEEAENLIIQKTLEKNSYNKLKTAKDLNIGLKTIYRKLSDASQG; this is encoded by the coding sequence ATGGAAGAATTATCTCAAGCCACTGCAATATTAATAGTCGAAGACGATAAAGCCTCGCGTTTGGGGCTTTTTGAGTTCGTGAAACTTGAAGGCTATAGTGTTTTTGAGGCAGATACCGTTAATGCCGCTTTAAATATTTTAAATTCAAATAATAATATAGGTATTATTATTACCGATCTTAAACTTCCCGACGGAACAGGCCTGGATTTGCTAAAAAGTATAAATGAAGGCATGGTTCAAAGAGCGGAGGTTGTCATTACTACAGGGTTTAGCTCGGTAAAAAGCGCCGTCGAAGCTATTAAGCTTGGAGCCTATGACTATATAACGAAGCCCATAAATCTCGATGAACTTGGTTTAATAATCAAGCGGATAATATCCAATAAAAGGCTTATCGATGAAATAAATATTCTAAAGACAAGACTCGATGAAAGGTTCAATTTTGGAAATTTAATAACTTCGTCAAAGAATATGATTGACATCGTAAACACGGCTGTGGCAGTGGCAGATAAAAATTCTACCGTGCTAATAGAAGGGGAATCCGGCACGGGTAAAGAGATGCTCGCAAACATTATCGTCAATAACAGCCATAGAAAAAGTAAACCTTTTATAAAGGTGAACTGTGCCGCGCTTTCCGAGTCTATTCTGGAAAGCGAGCTTTTCGGGCATGAAAAGGGTGCTTACACGGGGGCGGATTCGCTTTATAAAGGCAGATTCGAAATAGCGGACGGCGGAACTATCTTTCTTGACGAAATAGGCGAAATTCCGCTAAGGACGCAATCAAAAATATTACGCGTTCTTCAGGAAAAAGAGTTCGAAAGGGTTGGAGGGAATAAGACCATAAGGATAGATATAAGAATTATTGCCGCTTCTCAGGATATCGAAAAAAAGGTAGAAAAAGGGGAATTCAGGCAGGATTTATATTACAGATTGAATGTGGTAAATCTGAAACTTATACCGCTCAGAGAAAGAAAAGAAGATATACCGCTTTTGATAAAAAAGTTTCTGGAGGATTTTTCCAAAGAAAACGGCAAAAATATAAAGGGATTAAATAAGAACGCGCTTGATATTTTATTAAAGTACGATTTTCCCGGTAACATTAGAGAGCTAAAAAATGCGATAGAATTTATGACGGCTATTTCTGACAGCGAAATTTTGGATGAACATATGCTGCCAAATTACTTAAAAGAAAGGCATCAGGAAAACAAGTTTGCCGGCGGCGCAGGTAATGTTTCTGATAACGCTTCCCCCTCCCCCGAAAGTTATATTAAAATACCTTTCAGTTTAACCCTCGAAGAGGCGGAAAACCTGATTATACAAAAAACTCTGGAGAAAAATTCATATAATAAGTTAAAAACCGCAAAGGATTTAAATATCGGATTAAAGACAATTTATAGAAAACTTAGCGACGCATCTCAGGGATAA
- a CDS encoding HAMP domain-containing histidine kinase has protein sequence MIRKFFKTKKFRVFLLSLFTFLLILMVGFYASETYSLFSSLYSKNSAIYSLKQSNMVFFGGNDRLKLAYPDIFNNLHNSAFYYFFTISLILSASLIIFMFAYFYRLIDKEEGTLSTLKSVEKNILEMPSTILHEIKGNINSLSINSRVLGARVAGVKDFEGEKEEITRISGAIETETHKLVQTMENILKFTKDYHLNLEEINLSDLLNFVAETLKPKAADKGINLRVSLDKNISVKMDRDLMEQVFINLVSNAIESYDGEKGDVSIYSSFYLNKILIIIEDNGKGIKQEIIKKVYEPFFTTKKNGVGLGLALVKKILDAHGFKMHIESNYNKGTKVSVIFKDLEN, from the coding sequence ATGATAAGAAAATTTTTTAAGACTAAAAAATTCAGAGTTTTCTTATTGAGCCTTTTTACATTTTTGCTTATTTTAATGGTAGGGTTTTATGCCTCGGAAACATACAGCCTGTTTTCCTCATTATATTCAAAAAACAGCGCAATTTATTCGCTTAAACAGTCTAATATGGTTTTTTTCGGCGGTAATGACAGGCTTAAGCTTGCTTATCCTGATATCTTTAACAACTTGCATAACAGCGCGTTTTATTACTTTTTTACGATTTCTTTAATATTATCGGCATCCCTGATTATCTTTATGTTTGCTTATTTTTACAGGCTTATAGACAAAGAAGAGGGAACCCTTTCAACCCTAAAATCCGTCGAAAAAAACATACTGGAAATGCCGTCAACTATTTTACACGAAATTAAAGGCAATATTAATTCGTTATCTATAAACTCAAGGGTCTTGGGCGCGCGGGTTGCAGGGGTTAAGGATTTTGAAGGGGAAAAAGAGGAAATAACCCGAATTAGCGGCGCTATAGAAACAGAGACGCATAAGTTAGTTCAAACAATGGAGAACATCCTCAAATTTACAAAAGATTATCACCTTAATCTTGAGGAAATTAACCTTTCAGACCTGTTAAACTTCGTTGCGGAAACATTAAAGCCGAAAGCCGCAGATAAAGGAATTAACCTGCGTGTCTCATTAGATAAAAACATCTCCGTTAAAATGGACAGGGATTTAATGGAGCAGGTTTTTATTAACTTAGTATCAAATGCCATAGAATCTTATGACGGCGAAAAAGGCGATGTTTCAATATATTCTTCTTTTTACCTTAATAAGATATTAATAATTATCGAAGATAACGGAAAAGGCATAAAACAGGAAATAATTAAAAAAGTTTACGAGCCGTTTTTTACCACAAAGAAAAATGGGGTAGGGCTGGGACTTGCGCTGGTAAAAAAGATTTTGGATGCCCACGGTTTTAAAATGCATATAGAATCTAATTATAACAAAGGAACAAAGGTTTCCGTCATATTTAAAGATTTAGAGAATTAG
- a CDS encoding bifunctional riboflavin kinase/FAD synthetase — translation MDFRIFVHIDFINQRIKIKVLYKLYKLNLLKAQWKGVNIDLKISEISKFNPEFTSSVITIGSFDGIHLGHRKLMELTKDYASKLNLPSVVLTFHPHPLKILHPEERIHLITTFEKKVELIEAIGIDYLIYITFTPEFAKMTPEDFIENVIVKKLNPVKVIVGHDFGFGVGKSGNTLLLEKLANELNFDLTVVGPVKMGKKIVSSTIIRRFVLLGQVCAVKRFLGRHYSVHGKVVKGSGRGKSLGFPTANIIPEEELFPKDGVYATLVKVDNEFHDSVTNVGSNPTFNEEIRRIETYIFNFDKDLYDREIEVFFVARLRPEIKFDNSASLENRIKKDIALAAVILSKEHAAPI, via the coding sequence ATGGATTTTCGGATTTTTGTACATATTGATTTTATTAATCAGAGGATTAAAATAAAGGTATTATATAAATTATATAAACTAAACTTACTTAAGGCGCAATGGAAGGGGGTAAACATAGACTTGAAGATATCCGAAATTAGCAAATTTAATCCTGAATTTACAAGTTCGGTAATTACTATAGGGAGTTTTGACGGCATCCATTTAGGACACAGAAAATTAATGGAATTAACAAAAGATTATGCTTCAAAATTAAATTTACCTTCGGTAGTTCTTACTTTTCATCCCCACCCCTTAAAGATTCTTCATCCGGAGGAAAGGATACATTTGATAACCACTTTTGAAAAAAAGGTCGAGCTTATAGAGGCAATCGGCATAGATTATTTGATTTACATCACATTCACGCCTGAGTTTGCAAAAATGACGCCGGAGGATTTTATAGAAAATGTCATAGTTAAAAAATTAAATCCCGTTAAGGTTATAGTAGGCCATGATTTTGGCTTTGGCGTTGGAAAATCGGGGAATACCCTCCTTCTTGAGAAATTAGCGAATGAACTGAATTTCGACCTTACGGTCGTCGGTCCGGTTAAAATGGGCAAAAAAATAGTTTCCAGCACCATTATAAGGAGGTTCGTTTTACTAGGACAGGTTTGCGCCGTAAAGAGATTTTTAGGAAGACACTATTCCGTTCACGGGAAGGTCGTCAAAGGAAGCGGGAGGGGTAAAAGCCTTGGGTTTCCTACGGCAAACATTATTCCTGAAGAGGAACTTTTTCCTAAAGACGGGGTATATGCCACCCTTGTAAAAGTGGATAACGAGTTTCACGACTCGGTAACGAATGTCGGGTCAAACCCTACCTTTAATGAAGAAATAAGAAGGATAGAGACCTATATATTTAATTTCGATAAGGACTTATACGACAGAGAAATAGAGGTATTTTTCGTTGCAAGACTGAGACCGGAAATAAAATTTGACAATTCCGCATCCCTTGAAAATAGAATTAAAAAAGATATAGCTCTTGCAGCCGTTATCTTAAGCAAAGAACATGCGGCTCCGATTTAG